One genomic segment of Aquamicrobium lusatiense includes these proteins:
- a CDS encoding DUF2274 domain-containing protein, protein MTRLKLGPLPDDKPVKVMLELPATLNRDLIAYAEVLARETGQPVADPVRLIVPMLERFIATDRGFAKARRAVARRR, encoded by the coding sequence ATGACCAGGCTGAAACTCGGCCCGCTGCCCGACGACAAGCCCGTGAAGGTCATGCTGGAGCTGCCCGCAACCCTCAACCGCGATCTGATCGCCTATGCCGAGGTGCTGGCGCGCGAGACGGGCCAGCCCGTCGCCGATCCCGTCAGGCTCATCGTGCCCATGCTGGAGCGGTTCATCGCCACGGATCGCGGGTTCGCCAAGGCACGGCGAGCCGTCGCCCGACGGCGTTAG
- the ftsH gene encoding ATP-dependent zinc metalloprotease FtsH, protein MDKKTQFNIWYWIAAFLGLMVFQYLFAAATQVAQIPYSEFQTYLTQGRIAEVAVSDRFIQGRFTEPVDGRPMFITTRVEPDLARDLQQHDVVVTGQVESTFLRDLLSWVVPVALFVGLWMFILRRMGGGMGGGLMQIGKSKAKVYVQTDTGVTFADVAGVDEAKAELQEIVDFLKDPEEYGRLGGRMPKGVLLVGPPGTGKTLLARAVAGEAGVPFFSISGSEFVEMFVGVGAARVRDLFEQARAKAPAIIFIDELDALGRARGIGPMAGGHDEKEQTLNQLLVELDGFDPSSGLVLLAATNRPEILDPALLRAGRFDRQVLVDRPDKQGRIAILHVHMKKAKLAPDVSPEQIAALTPGFTGADLANLVNEATLLATRRKADAVTMEDFNNAIERIIAGLEKRNRLLNPREREIVAYHEMGHALVAMALPGVDPVHKVSIIPRGIGALGYTIQRPTEDRFLMTRQELANKMAVLLGGRAAEWIVFEHLSTGAADDLVKVTDIARAMVTRYGMTERLGHVALEKDRRSFLITDQPYYGPQERDYSDETAAAVDEEVKRIVEETFGRTVALLQERREILEKSSRLLLERETLGEEELREILRKYVKSRSGN, encoded by the coding sequence ATGGACAAGAAGACGCAGTTCAATATCTGGTACTGGATCGCGGCCTTTCTCGGCCTGATGGTCTTCCAGTACCTCTTCGCGGCGGCGACGCAAGTCGCGCAAATTCCCTACAGCGAGTTCCAGACCTATCTTACGCAGGGGCGCATCGCCGAGGTCGCCGTCTCCGACCGCTTCATCCAGGGTCGCTTCACCGAACCGGTGGACGGCCGGCCGATGTTCATCACCACCCGCGTCGAGCCCGATCTGGCGCGCGATCTCCAGCAGCACGACGTCGTCGTCACCGGCCAGGTCGAGAGCACCTTCCTGCGCGACCTCCTGTCGTGGGTCGTTCCCGTCGCGCTGTTCGTCGGGTTGTGGATGTTCATCTTGAGGCGAATGGGCGGCGGCATGGGCGGCGGCCTGATGCAGATCGGCAAGTCCAAGGCCAAGGTCTATGTGCAGACGGACACCGGCGTGACCTTCGCCGACGTCGCCGGCGTCGACGAGGCCAAGGCCGAGTTGCAGGAGATCGTCGATTTCCTGAAGGACCCGGAGGAGTACGGCCGGCTCGGCGGGCGAATGCCCAAGGGCGTGCTTCTAGTCGGCCCGCCCGGCACCGGCAAGACGCTGCTCGCGAGAGCGGTGGCCGGCGAGGCGGGCGTGCCCTTCTTCTCCATCTCCGGCTCCGAATTCGTCGAGATGTTCGTCGGCGTCGGCGCCGCGCGCGTTCGCGACCTGTTCGAGCAGGCGCGCGCCAAGGCGCCGGCCATCATCTTCATCGACGAGCTCGACGCGCTCGGCCGCGCCCGCGGCATCGGTCCGATGGCCGGCGGCCACGACGAGAAGGAGCAGACGCTCAACCAGCTTCTGGTCGAGCTCGACGGCTTCGACCCGTCGAGCGGGCTGGTGCTGCTCGCCGCCACCAACCGGCCGGAGATCCTCGACCCGGCGCTGCTGCGCGCCGGGCGCTTCGACCGGCAGGTCCTGGTCGACCGGCCGGACAAGCAGGGCCGCATCGCCATCCTGCATGTCCACATGAAGAAGGCAAAGCTCGCGCCGGACGTGTCGCCGGAGCAGATCGCGGCGCTGACGCCCGGCTTCACCGGCGCGGACCTCGCCAACCTCGTCAACGAGGCGACTCTGCTCGCCACCCGCCGCAAGGCCGACGCGGTGACGATGGAGGATTTCAACAACGCCATCGAGCGCATCATCGCCGGGCTGGAGAAGCGCAACCGCCTGCTCAACCCCAGGGAGCGCGAGATCGTCGCCTATCACGAGATGGGCCATGCGCTCGTCGCCATGGCGCTGCCGGGCGTCGATCCCGTGCACAAGGTGTCGATCATCCCGCGCGGCATCGGCGCGCTCGGCTACACCATCCAGCGTCCGACCGAGGACCGCTTCCTGATGACGCGCCAGGAGCTTGCGAACAAGATGGCGGTGCTGCTCGGCGGCCGCGCCGCCGAGTGGATCGTCTTCGAGCATCTTTCCACCGGCGCGGCCGACGACCTCGTCAAGGTCACCGACATTGCCCGCGCCATGGTCACGCGCTACGGCATGACCGAACGGCTGGGCCATGTGGCGCTGGAGAAGGACCGCCGCTCGTTCCTGATCACGGACCAGCCCTATTACGGGCCGCAGGAGCGCGACTATTCCGACGAGACCGCGGCGGCCGTAGACGAAGAGGTCAAACGTATCGTCGAGGAAACGTTTGGGCGTACCGTAGCGCTGCTTCAGGAACGCCGCGAAATCCTTGAGAAATCGTCGAGACTGCTGTTGGAGCGCGAGACTTTAGGCGAGGAAGAGTTGCGGGAAATTCTGAGAAAATATGTTAAGAGTAGGAGCGGTAATTGA